The following are encoded in a window of Mustela nigripes isolate SB6536 chromosome 1, MUSNIG.SB6536, whole genome shotgun sequence genomic DNA:
- the LOC132009837 gene encoding olfactory receptor 4P4-like, which produces MENQNNVTEFVFMGLWENKQLELLFFFLFLLCYLAVLMGNFIILLTITCSHLIEQPMYYFLCHLSLMDLCYTSTVVPRLIRDLGAARKNISYNSCMTQLFTAHLLAGVEIFILVSMALDRYVAIVKPLHYMVLMNRRRCNTLVFMAWGVGFWHSVALLLMVLDLPFCGPNQIDHYICDVKPLLKLVCKDIHVVSILVIANSGMVVVVIFLVLVASYILILWNLRTYSSIGRRKALSTCSSHIMVVVLFFVPCIYTYVLPAGSENKDKEVSVFYTVIAPMLNPLIYTLRNMEMKIAMGKVWSKMAHSEFKSRG; this is translated from the coding sequence ATGGAAAATCAGAATAACGTCACAGAATTTGTTTTCATGGGACTATGGGAAAATAAGCAATTAGAGttactgttctttttcttgttcctgcTGTGCTACCTGGCTGTCTTAATGGGAAATTTCATCATCTTACTCACCATCACTTGCAGCCATCTAATTGAACAACCAATGTACTATTTTCTCTGTCACCTTTCCCTCATGGATCTCTGCTACACCTCCACTGTGGTCCCCAGGCTAATCAGGGACTTAGGTGCAGcaagaaaaaacatttcttatAACAGCTGTATGACCCAGCTCTTCACTGCCCACTTGCTGGCAGGTGTGGAGATATTCATCTTGGTGTCCATGGCTTTAGACCGCTACGTTGCCATTGTCAAGCCCCTGCACTACATGGTCCTCATGAACCGGCGGAGGTGTAACACGTTGGTCTTCATGGCCTGGGGTGTGGGGTTTTGGCACTCTGTGGCTCTACTGCTCATGGTACTCGACTTACCTTTCTGTGGTCCTAATCAGATCGATCACTACATATGTGATGTGAAGCCTCTTTTGAAACTGGTGTGCAAAGACATTCATGTTGTTAGTATCTTAGTGATTGCAAATTCAGGAATGGTGGTGGTTGTCATTTTTCTTGTCCTGGTGGCTTCTTACATTCTCATATTATGGAATCTTAGGACATACTCCTCCATAGGGAGACGCAAGGCTCTCTCCACCTGCAGCTCTCACATAATGGTGGTGGTTTTATTCTTTGTGCCCTGTATCTATACTTATGTTCTACCTGCCGGGAGTGAGAACAAGGATAAGGAAGTCTCTGTGTTTTACACTGTGATTGCCCCCATGCTGAATCCTCTCATCTATACCCTGAGAAACATGGAGATGAAAATCGCCATGGGCAAGGTGTGGTCTAAAATGGCACATTCAGAATTCAAGTCAAGAGGTTGA